A DNA window from Leopardus geoffroyi isolate Oge1 chromosome A1, O.geoffroyi_Oge1_pat1.0, whole genome shotgun sequence contains the following coding sequences:
- the LOC123604261 gene encoding palladin-like, protein MEYATEMSEIKKKTTRVSLTISSLVNETSNIRSSYSTLVQPLYIDPQRMLSPCSNLSRSTCVVAPVFTKHLQDISTTSGQSVTFECHVQAITTVQIHWHREKKEIADSEDFQILRRSIVTSFLICFLFQLTLKSNSCCKV, encoded by the exons ATGGAATATGCTACAGAAATGTCAGA gataaagaagaaaaccacTAGAGTTTCTTTGACCATCAGTTCCCTGGTTAATGAAACCTCCAACATCAGATCAAGTTATTCTACCTTAGTTCAACCACTGTATATTGACCCCCAAAGG ATGCTGAGTCCCTGCAGCAACCTGTCCAGATCCACCTGTGTTGTAGCCCCTGTGTTCACCAAG CATCTTCAAGACATCTCTACAACCAGTGGTCAGTCTGTCACATTTGAATGCCACGTCCAGGCAATAACCACAGTTCAAATTCActggcacagagagaaaaaggagatagCAGACTCTGAGGACTTCCAGATTCTGAGGAGAAGTATTGTCACAAgctttttgatttgctttttatttcaattaaccTTGAAATCTAATTCATGTTGTAAAGTTTAA